One Aegilops tauschii subsp. strangulata cultivar AL8/78 chromosome 2, Aet v6.0, whole genome shotgun sequence genomic window, TTCTCGGAGATGAAGCACGGGAGTCCGTGCCACTGAAACTCCGACAGCTCCAGCAGCATGTCAGTCTTCTTCTCCGGACAAAGAGGTGAGCGCCGATCCGAATGTTCCCAGCGATGGTATTTGTATCCATCaattatactccctctgtcccaaattacttgtcttagatttttctagatacggatgtattcGTCAATTATGCATTTGTAGTTTTCATACTGTGCCAGTAATTTGAGTATCATCACTATTGCTGATATTTTCCCACCGGTTTTGCGAAATCTTATAAATTTAAGAATCTTTTGGCCATGGTATCATAAGTTGAATGCATCAACTATCCGCCTCAAATCAAAAACCAATGCATCAGCTAGTTAAAAGTAGCTTCATGAACTAATCAGTACACCTAAAAATGTGTGGTACATTTGCTCAACTCTAAGATTCAGTTTGTATCTTGCTCCTGATTAAGCATGTACAGTACCTTTTGTCTTGCAAGTGTACAAGTATCAGTTTTTCACTGGCAGTATCACTCTATCTAATATCAAACCCATCAATCGTCTTGATTGACGTTGTCCTTGGGCTATTTCTGGCGGCATTGGTCGCAATGAGTTTCCCTGGAAATTAATTTCGAAATAATCTGCAAAGGAATTTACTAAAAATAGAGAACTCTTAACATTCGTAGAGTTTTCAATTGGTTGTACTACAATTAATAAATTGTACTCCCTCTTTAAATAAATATATTTAgcgatctaaacgctcttatatttctttacagagggagtaaaaGCTAAAAAAAATTATGATAAGTAAGAATTTTCCTGCAAATATGAGACATTCTTAGCCAATCAAGTTTTTGGTTCATTTTTTACAGTAGAGTACTTGCATAACAAAGATACTTATCCTCTCAAGAACTCAGTAGGTGTAGTCACCCAGAGGCAGCCATGCTTGAACCACTCTGTTGTTCTCCTGTTACCCTCATGTTGAGTGGTTGGCTTGGTAATTTGGACCAAAACAGGGGACTTTTTAAACCAAAACAGGGGACTTACTTGACAACAAAACCAATTCCAAATGACAGGCATATTAACTTTGCATTTGTCAATTTGGCTAACAGGTGTTTAATTGTACTTGATAACATCAAGATGGAGATCTGGGACACAATAAAACCTATCTTCCCAAATGAAACAGAGAGCAGAATACTTGTGACAACAACTGTGAACTCGGTAGCTAATGCCTGCAGCTTGCCTGACGGTTATGTTCACAGTATGAGATCTCTTACCCCGGAACAGTCCAAGGATTATCTAGACAAGAAGGTTTTCGTCAATGGATGCTCACCTGACTTGGATAAGGGTTCAACTGCAATCGTGAACGGATGTGATGGTCACCCACTTGCTCTTGTTAGTGTTGCCAAAGCTTTACAGGGTCACAAGTTGACAGGGGATCTCTGTGAAAAAATGATCCACAACCTATGTTTTCGTATGGACGAGAATGAGAATGGTCACTTCACAAAACTAGCGCAAGTTCTTATGAATAATTACAGCAGTCTACCTGGCAATTCTCTCAAGACCTGCTTACTATACTCAAGTGCATTCCCAAATGATCGCCCAGTCAGCAGGAAAACTCTTACAAGCCGATGGTTAGCAGAAGGATACATTGATGGTGACCAAGAGATCGCCAATAAGAAATTGGATGAGCTAATCGACAGGAATATCATTCGGCCTGTCGATCCAAGCAACAATGGGAAAGCCAAGACATGTGAACCTCACGGTATCATGCACCAGTTCATGCTGCACAAGTCCATGGCTTCGAATTTCATTGATACATCTTTTGGTGCTAAGAACCGAAGTAACTTCCGTCACCTCATTATTGATAACCGTACAAATGGTACAACAGGCAACATGGGACATGGTACCGGTCCAGCTGGACGTGGCCGCGACCGCCAGCACAACATATTTTCTTCTTTGAAAGAAAAGGTTGATAACTTATTTTCAGGATCGGCCAGCAAGCAGTTGCGCCCCCGATCTCTAACCGTCTTTGGGAGTGTTGAAGAAGCTGTTCCAGACTTGACGAGTTTTGAGCTGCTGAGGGTGTTGGATCTAAAAGAATGTAGTGTTCTGAGTGAAGAACATCTGGGGCAGATATACAAGCTGTTGCATCTCAAATATCTCACACTGGGATGCTCTGTTAGCAATGTTTCAGTTGAAATGGAAAGGCTTCATTGTTTAGAGACACTTGACTTGAGGAAGACAAAGATAGAGACACTGCCTATGGAAGTCATTACTCTGCCCCACCTTGCACACCTTTATGGAAAGATTAAGCTAAAAAAGATTAGTGGCAAGAAGCTTACGGGATTCCTGCAAGGAAAAACTAATTTGCAGACTCTGGCAGGAGTTGTTGTAGACAGCAACTCTGGATTCCCGGAAGTGATGGTTCATATGAAGAAACTGACAAAGGTCAAGATATGGTGTGAGATCCCTAGCACAGATAGCAATTACGCCGTACTTTCAAAGGCCATTCACAAGTTTGCTCAGGCTGGTATGGCTACTGCAGTAGGCGCCCGTTCCCTATCACTTCATCTGAATGATTTTTCCAAAGGTTTGCTTCATCACCATCAAGGCGACAACACAATAGCAGCATCAAGAAAACATGGTTATCTTAGCTCACTGAAACTGCGAGGCAGCCTGAATCAGTCCCCCCAGTTTGTTATGTACCTGCGTGGTCTGAAGGAGTTGTGCCTTACATATACTAATCTGAAGGGGGCTGAACTTCTAGCAGGTCTGGGCAACCTAAAGCTCTTGGTTTGTCTCAAGCTGGTTGAAGTCGATCTCGCCGATTTAGATATAAAAATTGGGGATTTCCCAAGCCTGCAACGGCTATGCCTTGTGGTGGAAAAACCTAGGTTCCCTATAATTGAGCATGGAGCTTTGCCGCGTCTTGTTTCACTCCAGTTGCTCTGTAAAGATCTAGTGGGTCTTTGTGATGACATAAAAGTGGAATGGTTTGAAGCTCTTGAGGAAGTCGCTCTGGATTCTATGCTCAATCAACAAACCATACAGCTCTGGGAAAATGAAGTGAGGAAGCACCCCAAGAGGCCAAGGGTTATCTTGCTAAAAAAGGTGGTTGATCCAACAAAAACTATGTCGGGGAAATATGTTGCCTCCCGCAAAGTCTACAACAATTGTTACACCGACACTCCGCAAACGAGGTTGCAGAGGTCTTGTCAAGTCACAGCTCCCCGCGTGCAATCTCCAGCACCTCGCTTTCTGTTTGATCAAGTTGAAGTTTGCAGTGGACCAGGTTTGCACATTTCTCATATTGTTGCCGGTCGTTGGTTTAGTTCTCAATAACGTTATTCATGTTCTGCATGACtgaagaatatcatatttctatTTTCTGAATTCCATCTTTGTTATCTTGTCAAGGGCCTCAGATGTCGAAGATACAGAATTTACCGCATTAGATGTGAAACTGGACTCTCTCCATAGCATTCATCAGACGTTGAGCAGCCCAACATATGAGTACAATTGGTAAGGTTCGACATAAGGAGGTGCGGCGCAGGCGCCCTGGACACCCCtcttctcaggctgtccagtcGATTCAGTTTCTGAATAAATCTCCACCATGCAGCTTGACAGATGCTTCTGTCGGGGTTGTGCAGGCCAACTGGCGAAGGACTCTGTTTGCCCCATTTCTACTCATGTACTATTATGAAGTCACCTAAGGCCGTGCTTGGATTATCGTGTTTCCTTCGGATACACCTGTAAAAAAAAACACGCCCCTGCACGTCTGTATCGTTTCCGGCCGGAAATCACTCTAATCCGGTAAGATACACTTGTAAAATTGATACGACTGTATTAGATTACACTCCATCAAAGCGCAGCCTAAAGAATTTGTATTCTGAAACCGAGTCTGTTGAAGGATAAATGTTTTTTTTATCAGTTTTATTGATCTTTCTGGTAAATTTACTTGGATATATTCGTTTTATGCGAAATTTGATGTCAGGAGTGCTTTTATTTAATTCCAAAAATGCATTGCAAAACTTGTAGGCAAAAGAACTACTGGATGTGTACAATCAGAGTAGGGGAAGTACGGATACTTGCGTAAATTCAAGATTGTGGTCTTACACACAAATCATCCAAAGTCCATGTCCATCAACCATTTGTAATTCTTTCAATAAATGCAACCAAAGTCCATGTTATGGCTTCTACTGTCATGGAAAAAGAAATAGAATGTTGCATTAGAGAAATCAACTGCATCGTAACGGTGTAGCTCATGTCTTAGCTAAATCATGCATGAATACTACTAACCTTTGTGTTTTACATTCTGCTCCGGATTGTATCGAGGAGACTCAATGTAACTTTGTTGCTTATAATTAATAAAATGctgatgcccccccccccccccccccacccccaccaaaaaaaagagaaatcaCCCCCTCATCCTCATCGACACCAAGCTGTGGTATATCCTCAACCGCCCCTCATCCAGTTTTCTTCTGTAGTTCTTTTTATTGGGTTTTCACTGTTTCACATTGGTTTTCTTCGTCTTTTGTatagttttttttggttttttctgcTTCTTTCTTCGGCTTTTTAACacatttttaatattttccaaaaaattatatcattcataTACATTATGAACATATTTTCATACATgttaaacatttttcaaatacatggtAATCATTTTTCTGA contains:
- the LOC109773750 gene encoding disease resistance protein RGA4 isoform X2 — encoded protein: MEVAVAVVSAVTKSVVSKLTVMEKRYKELKDLEGDIGFLHRELAMICGSMEVQISHKGQPSAVEILSMDEFRALAHNIEDCLDRFLPCAACEGELQIRDPRKFCHEIARLKRELDAAHERKVRYNADFCSAAAESNLDDNPVDQENPGAYGASPAVGIEEAKQELCKSLVDGGGGGGSGQASRRKLKVVSVVGFGGSGKTALAWEVYNCPQVAEQFSRRAWVTLASKHKHDVAAKEALLKAILEGLLGDEARESVPLKLRQLQQHVSLLLRTKRCLIVLDNIKMEIWDTIKPIFPNETESRILVTTTVNSVANACSLPDGYVHSMRSLTPEQSKDYLDKKVFVNGCSPDLDKGSTAIVNGCDGHPLALVSVAKALQGHKLTGDLCEKMIHNLCFRMDENENGHFTKLAQVLMNNYSSLPGNSLKTCLLYSSAFPNDRPVSRKTLTSRWLAEGYIDGDQEIANKKLDELIDRNIIRPVDPSNNGKAKTCEPHGIMHQFMLHKSMASNFIDTSFGAKNRSNFRHLIIDNRTNGTTGNMGHGTGPAGRGRDRQHNIFSSLKEKVDNLFSGSASKQLRPRSLTVFGSVEEAVPDLTSFELLRVLDLKECSVLSEEHLGQIYKLLHLKYLTLGCSVSNVSVEMERLHCLETLDLRKTKIETLPMEVITLPHLAHLYGKIKLKKISGKKLTGFLQGKTNLQTLAGVVVDSNSGFPEVMVHMKKLTKVKIWCEIPSTDSNYAVLSKAIHKFAQAGMATAVGARSLSLHLNDFSKGLLHHHQGDNTIAASRKHGYLSSLKLRGSLNQSPQFVMYLRGLKELCLTYTNLKGAELLAGLGNLKLLVCLKLVEVDLADLDIKIGDFPSLQRLCLVVEKPRFPIIEHGALPRLVSLQLLCKDLVGLCDDIKVEWFEALEEVALDSMLNQQTIQLWENEVRKHPKRPRVILLKKVVDPTKTMSGKYVASRKVYNNCYTDTPQTRLQRSCQVTAPRVQSPAPRFLFDQVEVCSGPDVEDTEFTALDVKLDSLHSIHQTLSSPTYEYNCLTDASVGVVQANWRRTLFAPFLLMYYYEVT
- the LOC109773750 gene encoding disease resistance protein RGA4 isoform X1, yielding MEVAVAVVSAVTKSVVSKLTVMEKRYKELKDLEGDIGFLHRELAMICGSMEVQISHKGQPSAVEILSMDEFRALAHNIEDCLDRFLPCAACEGELQIRDPRKFCHEIARLKRELDAAHERKVRYNADFCSAAAESNLDDNPVDQENPGAYGASPAVGIEEAKQELCKSLVDGGGGGGSGQASRRKLKVVSVVGFGGSGKTALAWEVYNCPQVAEQFSRRAWVTLASKHKHDVAAKEALLKAILEGLLGDEARESVPLKLRQLQQHVSLLLRTKRCLIVLDNIKMEIWDTIKPIFPNETESRILVTTTVNSVANACSLPDGYVHSMRSLTPEQSKDYLDKKVFVNGCSPDLDKGSTAIVNGCDGHPLALVSVAKALQGHKLTGDLCEKMIHNLCFRMDENENGHFTKLAQVLMNNYSSLPGNSLKTCLLYSSAFPNDRPVSRKTLTSRWLAEGYIDGDQEIANKKLDELIDRNIIRPVDPSNNGKAKTCEPHGIMHQFMLHKSMASNFIDTSFGAKNRSNFRHLIIDNRTNGTTGNMGHGTGPAGRGRDRQHNIFSSLKEKVDNLFSGSASKQLRPRSLTVFGSVEEAVPDLTSFELLRVLDLKECSVLSEEHLGQIYKLLHLKYLTLGCSVSNVSVEMERLHCLETLDLRKTKIETLPMEVITLPHLAHLYGKIKLKKISGKKLTGFLQGKTNLQTLAGVVVDSNSGFPEVMVHMKKLTKVKIWCEIPSTDSNYAVLSKAIHKFAQAGMATAVGARSLSLHLNDFSKGLLHHHQGDNTIAASRKHGYLSSLKLRGSLNQSPQFVMYLRGLKELCLTYTNLKGAELLAGLGNLKLLVCLKLVEVDLADLDIKIGDFPSLQRLCLVVEKPRFPIIEHGALPRLVSLQLLCKDLVGLCDDIKVEWFEALEEVALDSMLNQQTIQLWENEVRKHPKRPRVILLKKVVDPTKTMSGKYVASRKVYNNCYTDTPQTRLQRSCQVTAPRVQSPAPRFLFDQVEVCSGPDVEDTEFTALDVKLDSLHSIHQTLSSPTYEYNWPTGEGLCLPHFYSCTIMKSPKAVLGLSCFLRIHL
- the LOC109773750 gene encoding disease resistance protein RGA4 isoform X3: MEVAVAVVSAVTKSVVSKLTVMEKRYKELKDLEGDIGFLHRELAMICGSMEVQISHKGQPSAVEILSMDEFRALAHNIEDCLDRFLPCAACEGELQIRDPRKFCHEIARLKRELDAAHERKVRYNADFCSAAAESNLDDNPVDQENPGAYGASPAVGIEEAKQELCKSLVDGGGGGGSGQASRRKLKVVSVVGFGGSGKTALAWEVYNCPQVAEQFSRRAWVTLASKHKHDVAAKEALLKAILEGLLGDEARESVPLKLRQLQQHVSLLLRTKRCLIVLDNIKMEIWDTIKPIFPNETESRILVTTTVNSVANACSLPDGYVHSMRSLTPEQSKDYLDKKVFVNGCSPDLDKGSTAIVNGCDGHPLALVSVAKALQGHKLTGDLCEKMIHNLCFRMDENENGHFTKLAQVLMNNYSSLPGNSLKTCLLYSSAFPNDRPVSRKTLTSRWLAEGYIDGDQEIANKKLDELIDRNIIRPVDPSNNGKAKTCEPHGIMHQFMLHKSMASNFIDTSFGAKNRSNFRHLIIDNRTNGTTGNMGHGTGPAGRGRDRQHNIFSSLKEKVDNLFSGSASKQLRPRSLTVFGSVEEAVPDLTSFELLRVLDLKECSVLSEEHLGQIYKLLHLKYLTLGCSVSNVSVEMERLHCLETLDLRKTKIETLPMEVITLPHLAHLYGKIKLKKISGKKLTGFLQGKTNLQTLAGVVVDSNSGFPEVMVHMKKLTKVKIWCEIPSTDSNYAVLSKAIHKFAQAGMATAVGARSLSLHLNDFSKGLLHHHQGDNTIAASRKHGYLSSLKLRGSLNQSPQFVMYLRGLKELCLTYTNLKGAELLAGLGNLKLLVCLKLVEVDLADLDIKIGDFPSLQRLCLVVEKPRFPIIEHGALPRLVSLQLLCKDLVGLCDDIKVEWFEALEEVALDSMLNQQTIQLWENEVRKHPKRPRVILLKKVVDPTKTMSGKYVASRKVYNNCYTDTPQTRLQRSCQVTAPRVQSPAPRFLFDQVEVCSGPGPQMSKIQNLPH